From Streptomonospora salina, the proteins below share one genomic window:
- a CDS encoding SDR family NAD(P)-dependent oxidoreductase has protein sequence MSESGLNGTSTIVTGGGSGIGRAAALRLAGEGARVLVADIDEETAQSAAAEIRSAGGTAEVVAGDLSDQAVVDRVAATAAERFGSVDVLVNNAGIMDDMSAAADVGDAVWERLIRINLTAPFLLTRAVLPHMLQRGGGSIVFTASEASLRGSAAGTAYTAAKHGVVGLVKSTAIMYRDQGVRVNAVAPGGTATNIDIGTPQAPHGPTVLGGYGGNIGRISHADELAAAIAFLASDAAGAISGTVLPVDNGWSAV, from the coding sequence GTGAGCGAGTCAGGACTGAACGGCACGAGCACGATCGTCACCGGAGGCGGGTCGGGCATCGGCCGCGCGGCCGCACTCCGGTTGGCGGGCGAAGGAGCCCGCGTCCTCGTCGCCGACATCGACGAGGAGACCGCGCAGAGCGCGGCCGCGGAGATCCGCTCCGCCGGCGGCACCGCCGAGGTCGTGGCCGGCGACCTCAGCGACCAGGCGGTCGTCGACCGGGTCGCCGCCACCGCCGCCGAACGCTTCGGGTCCGTCGACGTCCTGGTCAACAACGCCGGGATCATGGACGACATGTCGGCCGCGGCCGACGTCGGCGACGCCGTGTGGGAGCGGCTGATCCGCATCAACCTGACCGCGCCGTTCCTGCTCACCCGCGCGGTGCTGCCGCATATGCTCCAGCGGGGCGGGGGCTCGATCGTGTTCACCGCCTCCGAGGCCTCGCTGCGCGGCAGCGCGGCGGGCACGGCCTACACGGCCGCCAAGCACGGCGTCGTGGGCCTGGTGAAGTCCACCGCGATCATGTACCGCGACCAGGGCGTACGGGTGAACGCCGTCGCCCCCGGCGGCACGGCCACCAACATCGACATCGGCACGCCCCAGGCCCCGCACGGCCCGACGGTGCTCGGCGGCTACGGCGGCAACATCGGCCGCATCTCCCACGCCGACGAGCTCGCCGCGGCGATCGCGTTCCTCGCCTCCGACGCCGCCGGCGCCATCAGCGGAACCGTGCTGCCCGTGGACAACGGGTGGTCCGCGGTCTGA
- a CDS encoding MaoC family dehydratase, producing MDAQAGGQVPAVGFRDRYLEDYTAGEAVDCGEIAVTADEIVEFAGRYDPQAFHVDPDAAADGPFGGLIASGWHTTALMMRLYVDHYLSPKASLGGPGVDELRWTEPVRPGDTLSMRAEVLESRPSSSKPDRGLLRTRVELANQHGRTVCHAIVLNLLRTRPR from the coding sequence ATGGATGCGCAGGCCGGCGGGCAGGTCCCCGCTGTCGGGTTCCGCGATCGGTACCTGGAGGACTACACGGCCGGCGAGGCGGTCGACTGCGGTGAGATCGCGGTGACCGCGGACGAGATCGTCGAGTTCGCCGGCCGGTACGACCCGCAGGCCTTCCACGTCGACCCGGACGCCGCCGCCGACGGCCCCTTCGGCGGTCTGATCGCCAGCGGATGGCACACCACGGCCCTGATGATGCGGCTGTACGTGGACCACTACCTGTCGCCCAAGGCGAGCCTGGGCGGGCCGGGCGTGGACGAACTGCGCTGGACCGAGCCCGTGCGCCCCGGCGACACCCTGAGCATGCGCGCCGAGGTGCTGGAGAGCCGCCCGTCGTCCTCCAAGCCCGACCGCGGCCTGCTGCGCACCCGCGTCGAGCTGGCCAATCAGCACGGCCGGACGGTATGCCACGCGATCGTGCTGAACCTGCTGCGCACTCGGCCCCGTTAG
- a CDS encoding spermidine synthase, with translation MGRRFEELDWRPTAMGDLVLRRRWDPVAGADVHEIKLGDDFLMSSMFTAGEVEMARLALAGSGGGPLDVAVGGLGLGFTAQAALEHTAVSSLVVVEAMPEVIDWHERGLIPAGADLAADPRCRFVHGDFFALADSASGLDPDGEARRFHAILVDIDHSPRHLLDAGHAGFYEADGLRRLARFLHPGGIFALWSDDPPDPEFSAVLGEVFADARAETVTVPNPLQDRDAANTVYLATAPAA, from the coding sequence GTGGGCCGTCGATTCGAAGAGCTGGACTGGCGCCCGACCGCGATGGGCGACCTCGTACTGCGCCGCCGCTGGGACCCGGTCGCGGGCGCCGACGTCCACGAGATCAAGCTCGGCGACGATTTCCTGATGTCCAGCATGTTCACCGCCGGCGAGGTCGAGATGGCGCGCCTGGCCCTGGCCGGGTCGGGCGGCGGGCCGCTCGACGTGGCGGTGGGCGGCCTGGGCTTGGGCTTCACCGCGCAGGCGGCCCTCGAACACACCGCCGTGTCCTCCCTGGTGGTCGTGGAAGCGATGCCCGAGGTGATCGACTGGCACGAGCGCGGGCTGATCCCGGCCGGGGCCGATCTGGCCGCCGACCCGCGCTGCCGGTTCGTGCACGGCGACTTCTTCGCCCTGGCCGACTCCGCGTCCGGTCTGGACCCCGACGGTGAAGCCCGCCGGTTCCACGCGATCCTCGTCGACATCGACCACTCGCCGCGCCATCTGCTCGACGCGGGCCACGCCGGCTTCTACGAGGCCGACGGGCTGCGCCGGCTGGCGCGCTTCCTGCACCCCGGCGGGATCTTCGCGCTGTGGTCCGACGACCCGCCCGACCCGGAGTTCTCCGCCGTGCTGGGCGAGGTTTTCGCCGACGCCCGCGCCGAGACCGTCACCGTCCCCAACCCGCTGCAGGACCGCGACGCCGCCAACACCGTCTACCTGGCGACGGCGCCCGCAGCCTGA
- a CDS encoding gamma-glutamyltransferase family protein produces the protein MASSTHWLASGTAMAVLEDGGNAFDAAVAAGFVLQVVEPHLNGPAGEVPIVLAPAGARPLVLCGQGPAPAGASIDHYTGLGLDLVPGTGPLAAAVPGAFDAWMLLLRDHGTKPLADVLSYAVGYAERGHPAVERVGETVATVRDLFETEWPSSAEVYLPGGRPPRPGALLRNPALAATWRRLLGEAAAAGPDRASVIDAARRIWREGFVAEELAAFAARPATDSSGERHAGVLTGQDLASFTASYEEPATYDWNGWTVCKAGPWSQGPAFLQQLALLPDGLGGADGPAGGSPEYVHTLTEGTKLAMADREAWYGDAADVPLDDLLSAGYNTARRSLVGGSASYELRPGSPGGRAPRLCRHALTRTADAPTTAGAGEPTVSGDGTTRGDTCHLDIVDRHGNMVAATPSGGWLHSNPVVPALGFPLGTRLQMAWLEPGLPNSLTPGRRPRTTLTPSLALRGGEPVLAFGTPGGDQQDQWSLHFFLAAALRDPVRGGLDLQGAIDAPGWHTESFPGSFYPRAWHPGSLTVESRMGEAAITELRRRGHDVTVGPAWSEGRLSAVARDPETGVLAAAANPRGMQGYAVGR, from the coding sequence ATGGCGTCCTCCACGCACTGGCTGGCCTCCGGTACGGCGATGGCCGTGCTGGAGGACGGCGGCAACGCGTTCGACGCCGCCGTGGCCGCGGGATTCGTGCTGCAGGTCGTCGAACCGCACCTGAACGGGCCGGCCGGCGAGGTGCCGATCGTTCTCGCCCCGGCCGGCGCCCGCCCCCTGGTGCTGTGCGGCCAGGGGCCAGCGCCCGCCGGGGCGAGCATCGACCACTACACCGGTCTGGGGCTGGACCTGGTGCCCGGCACCGGCCCGCTCGCCGCCGCCGTCCCCGGTGCCTTCGACGCCTGGATGCTGCTGCTGCGCGACCACGGCACCAAGCCGCTCGCCGACGTGCTCTCCTACGCCGTCGGTTACGCCGAGCGCGGCCACCCCGCTGTGGAGCGCGTCGGCGAGACCGTCGCGACGGTGCGGGACCTGTTCGAAACGGAGTGGCCCTCCTCCGCCGAGGTGTACCTGCCCGGCGGCCGCCCGCCGCGGCCGGGTGCCCTGCTGCGCAACCCGGCGCTCGCGGCCACCTGGCGGCGGCTGCTCGGCGAGGCGGCCGCCGCGGGGCCCGACCGCGCGTCCGTGATCGACGCCGCCCGCCGCATCTGGCGCGAAGGCTTCGTCGCCGAGGAACTGGCGGCCTTCGCCGCCCGACCCGCCACGGACTCCTCCGGCGAACGCCACGCGGGCGTGCTGACCGGCCAGGATCTGGCGTCGTTCACGGCCTCCTACGAGGAGCCGGCTACCTACGACTGGAACGGCTGGACGGTGTGCAAGGCCGGGCCGTGGAGCCAGGGGCCGGCGTTCCTGCAGCAGCTCGCGCTGCTGCCGGACGGCCTGGGCGGCGCGGACGGCCCGGCCGGCGGCAGCCCCGAGTACGTGCACACTCTGACCGAGGGCACCAAGCTGGCCATGGCCGACCGCGAGGCCTGGTACGGCGACGCGGCCGACGTCCCCCTCGACGACCTGCTCTCCGCCGGCTACAACACCGCCCGCCGGTCCCTCGTCGGCGGCTCCGCCTCCTACGAGCTGCGCCCGGGCTCGCCCGGCGGACGCGCGCCGCGCCTGTGCCGCCACGCGCTGACCCGCACCGCCGACGCCCCTACGACGGCCGGGGCGGGCGAACCGACGGTATCCGGCGACGGCACCACCCGGGGCGACACCTGCCACCTCGACATCGTCGACCGGCACGGCAACATGGTCGCGGCCACACCCAGCGGCGGCTGGCTGCACTCCAATCCGGTGGTGCCCGCGCTCGGGTTCCCTCTGGGGACGCGGCTGCAGATGGCGTGGCTGGAGCCGGGACTGCCGAACTCGCTCACGCCCGGCCGCCGGCCCCGCACCACGCTGACGCCCTCCCTCGCGCTGCGGGGCGGCGAACCGGTGCTGGCCTTCGGCACGCCCGGCGGCGACCAGCAGGACCAGTGGAGCCTGCACTTCTTCCTGGCCGCGGCGCTGCGCGACCCGGTGCGCGGCGGGTTGGACCTGCAGGGCGCCATCGACGCGCCCGGCTGGCACACCGAGAGCTTCCCCGGATCCTTCTATCCGCGCGCGTGGCACCCGGGGAGCCTGACGGTGGAGTCGCGGATGGGCGAAGCGGCGATCACCGAGCTGCGCCGGCGCGGCCACGACGTGACGGTGGGCCCGGCCTGGTCGGAGGGGCGGCTGAGCGCGGTAGCCCGCGATCCCGAGACGGGGGTCCTCGCGGCCGCGGCCAACCCGCGCGGTATGCAGGGCTATGCGGTAGGACGCTGA
- a CDS encoding TetR/AcrR family transcriptional regulator — protein sequence MAPADTARPAGRGRPPMSERRKAVVRMEIARAAVALFIEKGVAGTTGEDIAGRLGISPRTLWRYFPSKESCVRPLLTTGLDRMARRLRSCPRGTPLLDHLEREGAFAGADPLADGPVADLIRMADREPALKAVWLEVHDAAESVFAEIVAERTGAGTGDLAVRVQAASLNAALRLAAEEQARRRTAEEALPDGGMGACVRAAITAAVAGLPAFAPEAAPDGAGETVQYAGGARPVPPSAGSSPAQCGER from the coding sequence GTGGCGCCCGCCGATACCGCCCGGCCCGCCGGACGCGGCCGCCCGCCGATGTCCGAACGCCGCAAGGCCGTCGTCCGCATGGAGATCGCCCGCGCCGCCGTGGCCCTGTTCATCGAGAAGGGCGTCGCCGGCACCACCGGCGAGGACATCGCCGGCCGGCTGGGCATCTCGCCCCGCACCCTGTGGCGGTACTTCCCCAGCAAGGAGAGCTGTGTGCGGCCGCTGCTGACCACCGGGCTGGACCGGATGGCCCGACGGCTGCGCTCGTGCCCGCGCGGCACCCCGCTGCTGGACCACCTGGAGCGCGAAGGCGCCTTCGCCGGCGCCGACCCCCTGGCCGACGGGCCGGTCGCCGACCTCATCCGGATGGCCGACCGCGAGCCCGCGCTGAAGGCGGTGTGGCTGGAGGTCCACGACGCGGCCGAATCCGTGTTCGCCGAGATCGTCGCCGAGCGCACCGGCGCCGGAACCGGCGACCTGGCGGTGCGCGTCCAGGCGGCCAGCCTCAACGCCGCCTTGCGCCTGGCCGCCGAGGAGCAGGCCCGCCGCCGCACCGCCGAGGAGGCGCTACCCGACGGCGGGATGGGCGCGTGCGTGCGCGCCGCTATCACCGCCGCAGTCGCCGGTCTGCCCGCGTTCGCCCCCGAGGCCGCGCCGGACGGCGCCGGAGAGACCGTCCAGTATGCGGGTGGTGCCCGGCCGGTCCCGCCGAGCGCGGGGTCTTCACCGGCGCAGTGCGGAGAACGGTGA
- a CDS encoding DUF2752 domain-containing protein, which translates to MSTSRPEARGRAAAWALPLRLRIEDRDRHRPVTYLALAGLAAGAAMAVFGLPPVDLHSPLHYMGVMMPTCGATRAVWAAMGGDLAMSLRYNPLGIVLVGGAIAALLRVAAGALTGRWVNVRVVSWRSVCVIGAVLLAALWINQQLHVDLLMSSPEDATPLATAAVTAVGGTLATVAGLVAARSGRSAKRRTEQAPPH; encoded by the coding sequence ATGAGCACCAGTCGACCCGAGGCGCGCGGCCGCGCGGCCGCCTGGGCGCTGCCCCTCCGGCTGCGCATCGAGGACCGCGACCGCCACCGCCCGGTGACCTACCTGGCCCTGGCGGGACTCGCCGCGGGTGCGGCGATGGCGGTGTTCGGCCTGCCGCCCGTCGACCTGCACAGCCCGCTGCACTACATGGGCGTCATGATGCCCACCTGCGGCGCGACCCGCGCGGTGTGGGCGGCCATGGGCGGCGACCTGGCCATGTCGCTGCGCTACAACCCTCTGGGGATCGTGCTGGTGGGCGGTGCGATCGCCGCCCTGCTGCGCGTGGCAGCCGGAGCGCTCACCGGGCGCTGGGTCAACGTCCGCGTCGTGTCGTGGCGGTCCGTGTGCGTCATCGGGGCGGTGCTGCTGGCCGCCCTGTGGATCAACCAGCAGCTGCACGTCGACCTGCTGATGTCCTCGCCCGAAGACGCCACCCCGCTGGCGACGGCCGCGGTGACCGCCGTCGGCGGGACGCTGGCCACCGTGGCGGGCCTGGTGGCGGCGCGGTCGGGCCGCTCCGCGAAGCGGCGCACCGAGCAGGCGCCGCCGCACTGA
- the fdhA gene encoding formaldehyde dehydrogenase, glutathione-independent, with protein MAENRGVAYAGPGRVELVDMDYPEFALKDGPGVNPANVGRQVHHGVILKVVATNICGSDQHMVRGRTTAPEGLVLGHEITGEVVEKGRDVEFLDVGDLVSVPFNIACGRCRNCTARRTGICLNVNPDRPGSAYGYVDMGGWVGGQARYALVPYADFNALRFPDKQQAMDKILDLTMLSDIFPTGFHGCVTAGVGVGSTVYIAGAGPVGLAAAASALLLGAAVVIVADLNTQRLEQARAIGCETVDVSRQDPRDRIEELLGVPEVDAGVDAVGFEARGHGADAAREYPATVLNTLMDVTGAGGALGIPGLYVTGDPGAPDEAAKEGSLSLRFGLGWAKSHAFFTGQCPVMKYHRQLMRAILHDRVEIAKAVNATPIGLEEAPRGYQEFDQGAARKYVIDPHGLLGTG; from the coding sequence ATGGCTGAGAACAGAGGCGTCGCCTACGCGGGACCGGGCCGCGTGGAGCTCGTCGACATGGACTATCCGGAGTTCGCCCTCAAAGACGGCCCCGGAGTGAACCCGGCGAACGTGGGCCGGCAGGTGCACCACGGCGTCATCCTCAAGGTCGTGGCCACCAACATCTGCGGCAGCGACCAGCACATGGTCCGCGGCCGCACCACCGCCCCCGAAGGCCTGGTGCTCGGCCACGAGATCACCGGCGAAGTCGTGGAGAAGGGGCGCGACGTCGAGTTCCTCGACGTCGGCGACCTCGTCTCCGTTCCCTTCAACATCGCATGCGGCCGGTGCCGCAACTGCACGGCCCGCCGCACCGGCATCTGCCTCAACGTCAACCCCGACCGGCCGGGATCGGCCTACGGCTACGTCGACATGGGGGGCTGGGTCGGCGGACAGGCCCGCTACGCCCTCGTGCCCTACGCCGACTTCAACGCCCTGCGCTTCCCCGACAAGCAGCAGGCCATGGACAAGATCCTGGATCTGACCATGCTCAGCGACATCTTCCCCACCGGCTTCCACGGCTGTGTCACCGCGGGCGTCGGTGTCGGCTCCACGGTCTACATCGCCGGGGCGGGACCGGTCGGGCTCGCGGCGGCGGCTTCCGCCCTACTGCTGGGCGCCGCCGTCGTGATCGTCGCCGATCTGAACACGCAGCGCCTGGAGCAGGCGCGGGCCATCGGCTGCGAGACCGTGGACGTCTCCCGGCAGGATCCGCGTGACCGGATCGAGGAGCTGCTGGGGGTGCCCGAAGTGGACGCCGGCGTCGACGCGGTGGGCTTCGAGGCGCGCGGCCACGGCGCCGACGCCGCTCGCGAGTACCCGGCCACGGTGCTCAACACCCTGATGGACGTTACCGGCGCCGGAGGGGCGCTCGGCATTCCGGGGCTGTATGTCACCGGAGACCCGGGCGCCCCCGACGAAGCCGCGAAGGAAGGCTCGCTGTCCCTGCGCTTCGGCCTGGGATGGGCCAAATCGCACGCGTTCTTCACCGGGCAGTGCCCCGTCATGAAGTACCACCGCCAGTTGATGAGGGCGATCCTGCACGACCGGGTCGAGATCGCCAAGGCGGTCAACGCGACGCCCATCGGGCTGGAGGAGGCCCCGCGCGGCTACCAGGAGTTCGACCAGGGCGCCGCCCGCAAGTACGTCATCGACCCGCACGGCCTGCTCGGCACCGGCTGA
- a CDS encoding alpha/beta hydrolase domain-containing protein produces the protein MLVLVSASAAASPAAAEAAPSPVPVPQVDGPVPGAPPGDPESGDLENTYPYFASTENLDAYGYVEEEFFVSGTAGVYEDGETVSEHPYTTRIVVRRPERERRSNGTALMEWQNVSAGHDLDALWAPSAGHIMRSGYTWVGVSAQDVGVSHLKEWSPTRYGGLDVTDGGAVDDDRLSYDVFSQAAQAVRTGEAGVTGGVGVDTVLAIGASQSAGRMTAYYDRVLPHIEPVFDGYGFMVGTAPQGDRPEPVFQVNSETDAAWNPAPHEDSDTFRLWEVAGAAHSGWAGREARAEVEERDLGGQADVDCTEPPFSRVPLEHALNASYDHLDAWARSGTPPPTAPRLTRTDRGRLARGDDGLALGGVRLSQIAAPTALNTGINTPAGGTETDGFCVLFGTHVPYSEDELAELYPTRGSYIRSVVETDDGNVRDGYITRRDAAANRHDALWSGIGG, from the coding sequence ATCCTCGTTCTCGTATCCGCTTCGGCGGCGGCCTCCCCCGCGGCCGCCGAGGCCGCACCGTCGCCGGTCCCCGTACCGCAGGTCGACGGCCCCGTCCCGGGCGCCCCGCCCGGCGACCCGGAATCCGGCGACCTCGAAAACACCTATCCGTACTTCGCCTCGACCGAGAATCTGGACGCCTACGGCTATGTCGAGGAGGAGTTCTTCGTCTCCGGAACCGCCGGCGTCTACGAGGACGGCGAGACGGTTTCCGAGCACCCCTACACCACCCGCATCGTGGTGCGCCGCCCCGAACGGGAACGGCGCTCCAACGGCACCGCGCTGATGGAATGGCAGAACGTCTCGGCCGGCCACGACCTCGACGCGCTGTGGGCGCCCAGCGCCGGGCACATCATGCGCTCGGGCTATACCTGGGTGGGCGTGTCCGCCCAGGACGTGGGCGTATCGCACCTCAAGGAATGGAGCCCGACCCGCTACGGCGGCCTCGACGTCACCGACGGCGGCGCGGTCGACGACGACCGGCTCTCCTACGACGTCTTCTCCCAAGCCGCCCAGGCGGTCCGCACCGGCGAGGCCGGCGTCACGGGCGGCGTCGGCGTCGACACCGTCCTGGCCATCGGCGCCTCGCAGTCCGCGGGACGCATGACCGCCTACTACGACCGGGTGCTGCCCCACATCGAGCCGGTGTTCGACGGCTACGGCTTCATGGTCGGCACCGCTCCCCAGGGCGACCGCCCCGAACCGGTGTTCCAGGTGAACTCCGAGACCGACGCCGCCTGGAACCCCGCACCGCACGAGGACTCCGACACGTTCCGGCTCTGGGAGGTCGCCGGTGCCGCCCACTCCGGGTGGGCCGGCCGCGAGGCGCGCGCGGAGGTCGAAGAGCGCGACCTGGGCGGGCAGGCCGATGTCGACTGCACCGAGCCGCCGTTCAGCCGCGTCCCGCTGGAGCACGCGCTCAACGCTTCCTACGACCACCTGGACGCGTGGGCGCGCTCGGGCACCCCGCCGCCGACCGCCCCGCGGCTCACCCGCACCGACCGGGGCCGCCTCGCCCGCGGCGACGACGGCCTGGCCCTGGGCGGCGTCCGGTTGTCCCAGATCGCGGCGCCAACGGCGCTGAACACCGGAATCAACACCCCGGCCGGCGGAACCGAGACCGACGGGTTCTGCGTGCTGTTCGGCACGCACGTCCCCTACAGCGAGGACGAGCTCGCCGAGCTGTACCCCACGCGGGGCAGCTACATCCGCTCCGTCGTGGAGACCGACGACGGCAACGTCCGCGACGGCTACATCACGCGCCGCGACGCCGCCGCCAACCGCCACGACGCCCTGTGGTCGGGCATCGGCGGATAG
- a CDS encoding aldo/keto reductase gives MHDRSIGGRTVSAVGLGAMPLSIEGRPDRSRAISTIRTALDEGVTLIDTADAYHRDAGEVGHNEELVAEALPAASGDDVLVATKGGLLRPGDGTWTKNGRPEYLKRACEESLRRLGVEAIGLYQFHRPDPAVDYADSLGALAELLDEGKIRMAGISNADPDEIRTAQDVLGGRLAAVQNQFSPGFRSSEPELRLCDELGVAFLPWSPLGGIKEAGELGAHHSAFAAVAQERGVSPQRVCLAWMLATSPGVVPIPGSSRPETARDSALGADLKLGDEEITRLDRV, from the coding sequence ATGCACGACCGCAGTATCGGCGGACGCACGGTCAGCGCCGTCGGGCTCGGCGCCATGCCGTTGTCGATCGAAGGGCGCCCCGACCGCAGCCGGGCGATCAGCACGATCCGCACGGCGCTGGACGAGGGCGTCACGCTCATCGACACCGCCGACGCCTACCACCGCGACGCGGGCGAGGTCGGCCACAACGAGGAGCTCGTCGCCGAGGCCCTCCCCGCCGCCTCCGGCGACGACGTGCTCGTGGCCACCAAGGGCGGGCTCCTGCGCCCCGGCGACGGCACCTGGACCAAGAACGGCCGGCCCGAGTACCTCAAACGGGCGTGCGAGGAGTCGCTGCGCCGGCTCGGGGTCGAGGCGATCGGGCTCTACCAGTTCCACCGGCCCGACCCGGCCGTCGACTACGCCGATTCGCTCGGGGCGCTGGCCGAGCTGCTCGATGAAGGCAAGATCCGCATGGCGGGCATCTCCAACGCGGATCCCGACGAGATCCGCACCGCCCAGGACGTCCTCGGCGGCCGCCTGGCCGCGGTGCAGAACCAGTTCTCGCCGGGGTTCCGCTCCAGCGAGCCCGAGCTGCGCCTGTGCGACGAGCTCGGCGTGGCGTTCCTGCCCTGGAGCCCGCTGGGCGGCATCAAGGAAGCCGGCGAGTTGGGCGCGCACCACTCGGCGTTCGCGGCCGTGGCCCAGGAGCGCGGCGTCAGCCCGCAGCGGGTGTGCCTGGCGTGGATGCTGGCCACGTCGCCGGGCGTCGTGCCCATCCCGGGCTCCTCCCGGCCGGAGACCGCCCGCGACAGCGCGCTCGGGGCCGACCTGAAGCTCGGCGACGAGGAGATCACCCGCCTCGACCGCGTCTGA